Sequence from the Seriola aureovittata isolate HTS-2021-v1 ecotype China chromosome 6, ASM2101889v1, whole genome shotgun sequence genome:
TACAATTACCTAATAATTTATCAGGAAGGGTCATTATTTCTGGCAATGATAATTGACCAGTCAGTACATCTAAGTAACTGAATAATCTTTAATAAGTGCCTAAAGTCGTTAGGGTTTTACACTTCACTGGGCTTGTTTACCAAGGTGCTACTCAATGGTAACAAACCAGTGGGATGGACATCAACCTAAACGGTGAAGGCAATGTCTGTGTCCTGAGTCACTCCCCGTCTACTGTAGAGTGCAGTATTTTTACTGTCTGTCATTTTTGCTTGCCATTTTACAGATACAAAAATTAACAGTTGAATGACTCTACAGCTGCCAGGGATGAAGCTAAATGACAGTGATTAATAAGTGAAAAACACTATAGATTAAGCTATTGTCTATTATATAGGGAGTAAATCAGTGAACAAGGGAGGGATTTCAGTCGCTGTGGCTGTAAATAAATACTGCATGGCTGTGACAGGTTTGACAGGTTTATCAGTGTGTCCTTTTTATAATGGTGTGTACAGATGATGCAGTGGTTAAAGGTGCTGTCCACAAGGACAAAGAAACTGGGGTTGATTCCCTGTAGCTGGATGAAGTAACACaatctgatgtgtgtttgtggaggggAAGGTTCACATCACATCTTGTGCCTTAAGTGAAATCCTCATGGGATGTATGCACACCATGTATCTATAGGTCCCTTTAGTTGACACTATTTGTGTGCCACTAAAATCCATCAGTTCATGGTGCATCCTGACTGTAAGTACTTCCCTTTTTACTGTAAGTTTGTAATGGTAATGAAGCATGAAGGACAAGGAGAGCTGAGATACAATGTCATAGGCAACAGATCTTGAACCTTGACAACTAAGTTTCATCTGGTTTGCCAAACAAGGATAAAACACTCAGGTCACATGTCAATAAATTGCAATAAGTCATAGGTTCAGATTAGCAGTCCTACAATATGAATTGATGTCAAATCCTTTTTTAACtgaactttttaaaatctgtgtttgaTGCTTTAACTCTGTCCAAATGTTAATGGTAATACTTTTATTCCGTTCCATTTATCTCAATAAACAAAAGAACCATTTCTTTAAGAgtctgttacagtttttttcattatgttgaCTTAAaccaggtatgtgtgtgttgggggtgaCAAACAGTTATGGCAATTACCTTATTAGTTTTTGACCTTAGTCCATTTCTTGTGAACTGAAAAAGGCTTAGAAGTAGAGGTAGAGCAACATTACGCACTAGAAATATGCATGTGATAGACTGTCAATTGACAACAATTGAAAAGGACAACTGCAACtatcttgtgtgtgtatatatatatatctatctataggTTTTAATATTGCGGCTGATTGGTGTATATTGTAGGtgaaaaatttacatttaacaagCAGTGTTATGTGAGGTCTGTGTCACCATGCTAGCATGCACAGTCATGAAACAGTTGGTTAAATATTCATAAGAACAACATGTGAGACCATGTTGTGCCTCTTTATGTCAGTAACATATTGTATAACTGCTGTATATCACTGGCGTGTGACCAGTTCTAAATTTACCGTTCTACAACAGTTTCTTTCATAAATAACTTAACCCCTGCGCTGAGGTGTGTCCTTACtcacacatttttatctttatctgttATTTAGTAAATGATTAATTTGTACAATCTTTGACCTACTTGGTAAAACCATCTTTGAAATTCAGTTGAGCCGAAAGGCCACTCAAccagactggaaaaaaaacaacaactgaaaaacaGAGTGATTTCCTCACCGGCTCCTGGGTGTCATTTTGACATCTGTTATTTCTGTGATAAAAGCAAGAAACAAAGCCACTGTAGGGATATATGTGAGATTTAGATTGGCCATTATAAAATGATGTTGCTAATTGCTGCATCTGAAGTTAAGTCAGTAATATTTGGCAATTTAGTAACTATCATGGAGTGTTATTGCAGTATAACTTTACACTACTGATAACATTTGGTTCATGGGTTGTGCTTTTAAGTTGTGAAAATTGTTTAATTCTCATTGGCACGTATGTCCCAACAGATTCATATAACAAAGCTTTTTCTCTATGGTTGCACAAATTGCTCTAATCCAGCGTTATCCAAAGGAAACAACACACTTCGCCATCTCCCATGGTTTCAGCAATCCTGCAAAACtctaaacaaatacagaaatctctTCAAGCTTCAGAAGCCAACACATTTTTGGAAAGCATAAAACAAAGAATCTGTGTCATTTCCTTGTTTGCTGGAGTCTTACAGCCGAGAGGTTCATCACATTAAATCTCTACAACATTTCACTTCTAACTCCTACACTATTATGCGTGCTCAGACACTATGTTAAAACAGATTACAGATTAGATTAGgtacacacacatcttttttttttttttttatgaatattataaatgaattttcttgacatttgaTATAACTCACTGATTTTTAAGATCACTGAGCTTTACATTTTAGAGAATTTAATCTGCTATTTACTCTTGCATTATTTTGTTAAGAAATGTGGTAGAGTGTTAGATAAAGTATTTGTGTACTGTACAATATATCCGGCTGTCTTTACAGTTCTGGGTACAGTTCTGGTGTTATACTGCCCTCTGGTGGTCCTTAATGGTTCTACTTCCAGATGGGGTacaattttcattaaaatgtgtattaataCTAAGTATGGTAGCGTTCCTAATAGTAATTTAAAAGGTTATGTACCTTTTTATTGGATTAAGTACCTGTAATCAGCACATGTATGATATGGAGACAGGAAGCCTGATATGTTGCCTCAGGCTAATATTAAACTTACACTTCTTCCACTCTGTGGATGTAAGTCTTTGAATAAACTGACTTCAGGCTGTTTGCCAAAAAGTTTCAAAaactttgaattgaattgtaatagtggaaaaaaatataaagtctATGCAACTGCAAAATAGCAGAAAACATGGCTCTCAGTAGCATAGTCCCTTAACAGCTTCATATTCAGTAAATACCGTGCAGTGTGCGTGTCGTGTTTTACAAAGTAAGAATAATACATCCAAAATCACTGCTAAATCTGGCTACATTCGACATTCAACACGCATACTGTAACAGTTGTTTACATGACATGATAGCACAATGTGTAATGTTTGTAATGTCTGTGTTACAGTGCATTTACCACTTCACTGCAATCATAGCAATGGTCTCTGTTAATGATAAGGAACCACATTGTGTTGGGGCATTACGGCAGtaagaatgaaaacatgaaacctTGCCAATTTAAAATAGACCCGAAAGCAAATTATatgtttttagtgtttattCAGGTCGGGTCAATAAAGTTTGTTCAAAAGACTGGTGGGGCTCTTGGCTGCAGATCCGGTTTTTACTGGCCTCTCCACAAACACTCAGATGTAAATCTGTTCAAAAGCTTGTTCTTTTCACACTCTGCATTTCCAGCCTCTACTTCTCATTTTCTGATAATGGGTAAGTGCCCTTGTTTTCTGTGAAATTAATggaaaacatatatacatacatatttatatatttatatatatatatatatgtgtgtatctatgtatcaGTAATACTTAACGTTGAGCTTCTGGCTACTGTTCTATCCTATTATAACCTGATCTTTGGAGTACTGCATAAGgagaatttctttttattgttgaCGGGCATTCTGCTGCAGTGCATTTGTTTTCAACAGAGGCACCCTGTTTCGCAATCAGTTTTTGTATGAAGTCGACATTAAACAGTTACTGATCAGCAGTCTGAGTCTTGCTGAGAATATTAATGTCCAGTGAGATGTTGTCAAAGGCTGAGAAATTACATATTTGAAGGAATTTTTATGTTCCCCATTCATGTAAACacatatttaaatcattttagtaTCAATGATATCAAAAGTCATGATTAGCTATTAGATGTCTTTAGTAATTGCTGGATGTAATTGCTGGATGGATTATATTCATAGGTAACAtattttctgaatgaatgaagcactacactattattattaatagcaGCAGTGTCTCTGAAGTGCACGACTGTTACACCAGCATCCAAAGTTCCATTTGCATTTTGTTGACTGGGAAAgggaataataaacaaataaggTCCTCAACAACCACGCAAGTCTCAATTATTCTGGTTTATGCTTAGTTAGACGTCAGGTGGAGCCGTTCTGAGAATGTAGAGAGTTTGTTACACAACATACCAAGGGTCCTGTCAGACTTGCATGTGCCTCTACAAAGTTTCATTCCACCCCttatacatttttcatgaaTCCGTTGGGACTGACAAACTTAAAAATGCCTTTTGCCTCTTTTGCTGTGAACTTTAGCAGATTCACAAGTCACAGTTGGCGAAACTATCCAAATACTGTCTCACTCTGAAAGAATACTTATTTGTGCAAAACTGTGTTGTGATTCTACTGTTATGCGCAGATAATGCCACAGCTGTCAATCCAAGGCCAACTCTCACCCTGCAGCAGGCAACCGAACTGACGCAGCAACTGTATGGAGTGACGGTAACTGAGATCACCACCCTGCCAAGTTATAGCGACCAGAACTTCCTTGTGGCGGACAAGGAAGGTACCAAGTACGTCCTGAAGATCCTGAACTCAGTGGAGAGTAAGAACACCACCCTGATGGAGGTGCAGACTCTCACCATGTCCTTTCTACGCCAGCATGGAGTTCCAGCTCAGACCGCCGTGTACACCACCACAGGGCAGCTAATGAGTATGGAGGAAATAGGTAACAGCAAAATGTCTCTGCAGTCCAGCTTCATAACATACtttcaacagcaacatcatTTCAGTCATAATGTGAACAAAGAAGACGGAGTCCAGTCCCAAAACAAGTTAAATGTCTCGGTACCAACAAACTTGTCACCATGTGCAATTACTGCCTGTAGCATACACATTTGaattaaagcaacaaaacaaacacatgcagcctTTTCtgtcatgtactgtacatatagaAGTCATTAATTGATACATTACTGTCAGATGGTCTGAAAGAACGGAGCATTAGATGAAAAGACAATGCCACTTTTATATCTgcctgttaaatatgaagctacatcCAGCTgtctgttagcttagcttagcacaaacaataaaagctgGGGAACAGTTAGTTTCCCTCTGTCTGAAGATAACTGAACTCTGTTTTTTACAGGTAGGTTTTTGTATAGACTAAGGAGCCAAGATACAGCAAGGTTGATTTTGTCATCTTTTGACTTAGCCAGGAAAGCTGTTTCCCCCCCGGTTTCCAGCCCTtctgctaagctaggctaactggcTGTAGCCATATATTTGGCAGACAGAGATGAGACTGGTATTGATTTTCCGAGAGCGAAATTAgtatatttctcaaaatgtcaaactattccatTCATCAGCTTTCTAGACAGAGAAGCTAAAAAAGGGCCCTCAACTTAATAAAGTTGTATTGAATTTAACCAAGTTCATAATTTCAACAGACAACCGTCATAATCACCCTCTATTCATTCCAAGtattatttccttttgttttgttacttttctAAGTGGAGGGGCAAAAGTCAGACTTTTGTCTTCACCAAGATTGAACTTAGAGAATGTTTGTGGCGCTACTTAATACTGTACAAGTTATGTAGATTGCTGCTGCATTTCGTAGTACAGGAGGCACACTGAGGCTCTGTTGGAGGCTTAAGGGTATTTGTAATGTTTAACACTTCtctggtgaaaaaaaagaacattgcaTTTTGATGCTGATGAAAACTAGAACAATGTGCACCACCCGCTTTGTCCAGTGTGAATGATccaagagaaaacacaggccatgcttttttttctgtgatcaAACAGTAATAAATCCCTCACCTTTGATAATTTCAAGATCTTAACCAGACTATACAGTTATGACACTTTACTGAACTGAACATATGGTTGTTTTTGTATTCACCCTAACTTCTTAGACTGTGGACATGGTGCTCAAACCTACTGTGTGAGGTTGCTGTCCTATCTTCCTGGAAAAACCATTGCAGAATCGCCAGTGACAACGTGGGATCTCCATAATTTGGGCAAGTTGGCTGCATCCATGGATAAGACACTGCAACAGGTACGTTTAAAGGTCTAATTCTATTAACAGGAGTTTTGGAACAGAGAGTTGATGCGGGATGACTTTCTTCTCCACAAACCGTTGCTGTTCACCGTTGTTGTTTAACAGTGGGGTTTTTTGAGCATTTTCAACAAAATCAACGCTATCAGTGTGTGAGATTGAAACAGTACAGTAGAGGACTATAAATCCAAAATGATGAGCTAGAAGAAAAGCTCCAGAGAGCTAAGGGGAACTTCAGTCAGGGGATAATTCTCTGCATACCTGTACGCAAGCAACCACTttcagatagaaaaaaaaactggttatatttaaagctgcactaatcaatatttttatatgcaCAATGGTTAATGGCCAAGTGGTGATGAACCCGTAGTGAATTATTACCTGATTGCAGTTCAGCTCTAGAGACTGTTTCGGgatctttcagctctttgtttgggttttacaattttactgttttggctCTCTTCAACCCTGTCTGCAGCTAAAAAAGCTCTAGAAGCCCCACTGTGCaccacctgcccagcaccaaacagcagacggTCAAAGTCTGAATACAGTTGAGTATTCATGTACTAAATATCCACTATACTATTGGTTGCTAAAATGGAGCTGATGAAGACCAAAAAAGAACTAAAGAGAGACTAGATCTTTGCCACGTGTCCAGAAACTACTTttctggatgtgtaaataagcaccGTCTTGCTAACATGTAGCCAGCTTTAACCCCACAATATGTCAAACGTGTGGGAGAGTTTCAGCTTGTTGTTGAGGTCTGTCGACCAAGTTTCCAAGAAGTAAGGTGTCAAAAagtttaaagaataaaataagcttttaattttttcagcTTGTATCCCCAAACCTTGATGCCTTACAAAAAGACAGTTCACTTTGGAGTTTGTCCTACATTCCTCTCATGGAGGGCTACCTATCAGTGATGGATGGAGATCCCCTGCAGGAAGTGATCCAAGCAGTCATTGAACAGTTTAAATCACATGTGCAGCCCAAAATCAGCTCTTTCCAAAAAGGTAAGGCAGATAATAAGCCTTTATTCGTTACGTGTTGCGTATGGTTTAGTTTGAAACTCTATGTTTATGATTCTGctttttttagtttatattgGAGGATTCCATAACTTCTGATTTATGGCTAATGCTCGGTGACGATGAAGGACGCGGTGTGGCTTTTATAGAGAGACAGAAGCCTTAGGAAAGGTGCGAAGGCCGTGGTTGTTGTGTTGCAAGTGTAGTTTGCTTAATTTCAATGACCACAATCCTTCCATAAGAAGAGCACCTAATTagctaattaatattttcatattaataattCATCACGTCATATCAACCTAAAATTATATAGttactgcccccaagtggccaaaacaaaaaaaaatgttattgcaGGTTAAACGTGCAATAACATTACAGTTGCCTAATCTTAACCACAGTCTATTTGCCAAAACCACATCCCTAACATCAACCACACAGTAGCTGCAATGTGCAAATATTATATAAAGAAAGAATATCTGAAAGCGTTAAAAATATTCCCTGAAAATAATCCAGGGTTTGGCAGAATCAGTGTCCAGTATCAACGTGCTTATCTACCTTCACTGTTATACTATTAAGTgcataaattactttttttttttaatgggattGAGTTAAATCTACACTTACTACAGTGACAGACACTTTGTGTGAGGCTACTACCAATAGCTTTCTAACAATCTTTGGAAACGAACGGCCACACTTTGTCTTCCCTGCACTAAATTACTAAAATGGTACAATTACTTCAAATAGATGTACAGTTTTCCCCCACAGTACATTTAAAGTGTTCTCTTGTCTTACTCAGGAATAATACATGGGGACTTAAATGACCAGAACATCATTGTCACACCTGTCGCCAACGGGCATCATGAGGTGTCAGGCATCTTGGATTTTTCTCTGCTCACAAATGGATGCTATGTGTTTGAAGTGGCAATATTAATCGCGTACTTGATGCTGGAGAACCCCAGTCCTTTGGATGTAGGTGGAGCAGTGTTAGCGGGCTGGGAGAGCGTTATGATGCTCAATGATGATGAAAGGGATTCCCTCTTCCTGCTGGTGCTCTGTCGGTTGTGCCAGTCTCTGGTTTATGGGAGgtacaatgtcaaaaaataccCAGATAACAAGAAGTATCTCCTGACTACAGCCAGAAACGGGACTCGTCTTCTTACTAAACTCTGGGAGCTGGGCAAGAAAGAAGTAGAAAGGAAATGGTTCATAGATTCAAGGACATACTCAGACagttaatgaataaatgtttctCAGTGGATGAGCATTTGTATCTTTAACCAGTAGGTAATGAGGAGGACAATTTGTTAagt
This genomic interval carries:
- the LOC130170441 gene encoding hydroxylysine kinase-like isoform X1, which codes for MKPCQFKIDPKANYMFLVFIQVGSIKFVQKTGGALGCRSGFYWPLHKHSDVNLFKSLFFSHSAFPASTSHFLIMDNATAVNPRPTLTLQQATELTQQLYGVTVTEITTLPSYSDQNFLVADKEGTKYVLKILNSVESKNTTLMEVQTLTMSFLRQHGVPAQTAVYTTTGQLMSMEEIDCGHGAQTYCVRLLSYLPGKTIAESPVTTWDLHNLGKLAASMDKTLQQLVSPNLDALQKDSSLWSLSYIPLMEGYLSVMDGDPLQEVIQAVIEQFKSHVQPKISSFQKGIIHGDLNDQNIIVTPVANGHHEVSGILDFSLLTNGCYVFEVAILIAYLMLENPSPLDVGGAVLAGWESVMMLNDDERDSLFLLVLCRLCQSLVYGRYNVKKYPDNKKYLLTTARNGTRLLTKLWELGKKEVERKWFIDSRTYSDS
- the LOC130170441 gene encoding hydroxylysine kinase-like isoform X2 encodes the protein MRDNATAVNPRPTLTLQQATELTQQLYGVTVTEITTLPSYSDQNFLVADKEGTKYVLKILNSVESKNTTLMEVQTLTMSFLRQHGVPAQTAVYTTTGQLMSMEEIDCGHGAQTYCVRLLSYLPGKTIAESPVTTWDLHNLGKLAASMDKTLQQLVSPNLDALQKDSSLWSLSYIPLMEGYLSVMDGDPLQEVIQAVIEQFKSHVQPKISSFQKGIIHGDLNDQNIIVTPVANGHHEVSGILDFSLLTNGCYVFEVAILIAYLMLENPSPLDVGGAVLAGWESVMMLNDDERDSLFLLVLCRLCQSLVYGRYNVKKYPDNKKYLLTTARNGTRLLTKLWELGKKEVERKWFIDSRTYSDS